A window of Devosia chinhatensis genomic DNA:
ACTGGGCCTGCGCATCGGGGCTGAGGATGTGGCCCGGCTGGAGACCTATCTCGGTTCGCGGACCTAAGCCCGGCCAGACGACAAAATTGCAGATCGAGGAACCGCAGAGTTCCGGAGGAAACCAATGAGCAAATTCATTCTGGCCATCGATCAGGGCACGACGTCGAGCCGGGCCATTGTCTTTGATGCCGAACGCAGGATTGCGGGCGTCGGCCAGAAGGAATTTCCCCAGATCTTTCCCGAGGACGGCTGGGTCGAGCACGACCCGGAGGAAATCTGGGAGAGCGTCGTCTGGTCGGTGCAGACGGCGATCAAGGAGGCCAAAATCGCGGCCGGAAACATCGCGGCCATCGGCATCACCAACCAGCGCGAAACCGTATTGGTCTGGGATCGGGAAACCGGCAAGCCGATTCACAATGCCATTGTCTGGCAGGATCGGCGCACGGCGCCTCTCTGCGCCCGGCTCAAGAAGGACGGGCATGAAGCGCTGGTGAGCAAAAAAACCGGCCTGCTGCTCGATCCCTATTTCTCCGGCACCAAGGTCAAATGGCTGCTCGACAACGTCAAGGGCGCCCGCCAGCGCGCCGACAAGGGCGAACTCGCCTTCGGCACGGTCGACAGCTTCCTTATCTGGCGGCTGACCGGTGGCAGGATGCATGTCACCGACGCCACCAATGCGGGCCGCACGCTGCTCTTCGATATCGGCAAGAACAAGTGGGACGCCAAGCTGTGCGCGCTGCTCGACGTGCCCATGGACATCCTGCCCGAGGTCAAGGATTGCGCCGATGATTTCGGCGTCACCGACGCGGCTCTGTTCGGCGCCGAAATTCCCATTCTGGGTGTCGCCGGCGACCAGCATGCGGCCACGATCGGGCAGGCCTGCTTTGCGCCGGGCATGCTGAAATCCACCTATGGCACCGGCTGCTTTGCCCTGCTCAATACCGGCGCCGACATGGTGCGGTCGAAAAACCGCCTTCTTACCACTATCGCCTATCGGCTGGACGGCGAGACCATTTATGCGCTCGAGGGCTCGATCTTCATTGCCGGCGCGGCCGTGCAATGGATTCGGGACGGGCTGAAACTGGTCAAGAATGCCAGCGAAACCGGGCCCCTGGCGCAATCGGCCGACCCGACCCAGCATGTCTATATGGTGCCCGCCTTCGTTGGGCTGGGCGCGCCCTGGTGGGATGCCGATGCGCGCGGCGCCATCTATGGCCTCACCCGCAATTCGGGGCCTGCCGAGATTGCCCGCGCGGCGCTCGAAGCGGTCTGCTACCAGACGCGCGACCTTCTCGAAGCCATGCGCAAGGACTGGAAGGGCGGCGGCAAGGACACGGTGCTGCGGGTCGATGGCGGCATGGTGGCTTCCGACTGGACCATGCAGTTTCTCGCCGACGTGCTCGACGCGCCGGTCGATCGCCCGACAATCCTGGAAACCACCGCCCTGGGCGCGGCCTGGCTGGCGGGCATGAAGGCCGGCGTCTGGCCGGGAATGGACGAATTTGCGCGAAGCTGGGCCTGCGACCAGCGCTTCGAGCCGCAAATGGACGACAAGACCCGCAAGGCCAAGGTCAGAGGCTGGGACGAGGCGGTGCGCCGCACGCTGAGCGCGCCAAGCTAGCCGGGCCCTAGTCGCCGTTACCGGTCTCTACGTCCGGCACGGCGTCGTCGTCAGCCGGCGCGGCTGTGATTGTGGGATTATCCCGCATGAAGGCGGTCACCTCGGCGTCGAGCGCCACGAGGAAGCCGCTGATACGGGTGCCATTGCTGCCGAAGTCGAGCGGGGCGCCGATCGAAGCCGAGCGCATGTCCACCTGGCCGCCAGCGCCGGCCGGTCGGACCCGCAGCACCACTTCCTCCGGCCAGCCGGTCCAGGTGACGATGCGGGCATTGATCCGGCCTTCTGCGGTCACGTCAGCCGGTTCGCTGCGCAGGCGCATGTCCCAGTCATTGGCCTCGGCCAGGCGATTGACGAGGCCGAAGAGCTGAACGACGTCCAGGGGATAGGTGCGGGTTTCGGCATTGGGGAAAACGTTCTGCTGTTCGGCCGCCGTCGCGACGCGCGGCGCGGCCATGGCCGCAGTGTCCGGCTCGAACAGCAGGGGCAGCTCGCTGCGCGGGGCGGTGGCAATATCGGTTATCGCCGGATAGCGCAGGGCCAGCGCACCATACCAGCCAAAGGGCGCCAGGCAGAAAAGCCCCAGCACCAGCCCACCGATGGCCCGGCCCCAGCCCTGGTCGCCGCTGAACCACAGGCGCACAAGCGCGAGAAGCGCCAGAAGCACCGCGAGCGCTGCCACCGCAGCGGCAAAGACGATGAGCACCAGGAAGAGGCCACTGTCGATATAGCGCTCGCGATGCATCAGCACCGGCAGGACAAGGAGCGGCACCGCGATGCTGCCCAGTCGCCGGGCCCAGATGGCCGCCTTCGATGTTCTGATCTTGATCCGCAAGGACGCACTATTCCCGTTTGCGTGACCAATTTAAGCCAAAGGTCTTTGAATTGTTTGAACGCGCGATGATGACAACGCGGTCATCTCCACAAGGTTCGGACCGGTGTAAAACCTTCTGTATGCGATCAGGGATAAAGCCGTTGGCTTGACCAGGGGGTCTCGATATTCGGACGCGAGAACCGCACCCGGTCATGGAGGCGGAATTCGCCGTCTTTCCAGAATTCGATGCTGGTGGGCAGGATGCGAAAGCCCGACCAATGCGCGGGCCGCTGCATGTCGCCATCACCCACCATGGCGGTGAGCGTTGTTACCTCGTCCATCATCTGCTGCCGGCTGGGCAGGGGGCGCGACTGCCTCGAGGTGGCCGAGGCGATGCGGCTGCCGCGGGCGCGAGAAGCAAAATAGGCGTCGGCCTCTTCCGGCGTTACCTCTTCCACCGGCCCGCGCATGCGCACCTGGCGGCGCAGGCTCTTCCAGTGCATGACCATGGCCGCCTGGGGATTGGCGAGCAATTGGCGCCCCTTGGCGCTCTCGAAATTGGTGAAGAAGCAGAAGCCGCGCGCGTTGCGCCGATTGAGCAGCACCATGCGCACGTCGGGCAGGCCATCCGCATCGGCCGTCGCCAGCGCCATGGCGTGGGGATCGTTGGGCTCGCTTTCCTGGGCAAGGGCGAACCATTCCTCGAACACGGCGAAGGGATCGAGGTCGGTGCGGTCGCTATCATCGAAAAGGCGCTCGGTCAGGGTCTGCAGCATCATGAATTTCCCTCATTTTGCCCAGCCTCGAAACTGGACAAGCCCATGGGGCGTGGCCATATAGGACCCAGATCACGAGGCGGACAATGCCTCAACACAAAGATTGGACCCAAATGCGCGATCCTTACACCGTACTCGGGGTGTCGCGGTCCGCAAGCGAGAAGGACATCAAGTCCGCCTATCGCAAGCTGGCCAAGAAATATCACCCCGACCAGAACCCCGACGACCCCTCGGCCCACGGCAAATTTGCCGAGGCGACCCATGCCTATGACCTGCTCAACGACAAGGACAAGCGGACCCAGTTTGACCGCGGCGAAATCGACGCCGACGGCAATCCGCGCTTTGCCGGCTTCGGCAATGGCGGCTTCGGAGGCGGAGCGCGCGGGGCGAGGCCGGGCGCTGGCGCGGGCGGCGGCTTTTCCGCCGAGGACATCCTCAAGGAATTCATGAGCGGCTTTGGCGGCCAGCCGCGCGGTGGCGCGCGCCAGGGTGCCGGCGGGGCGCAATGGGACCCGTTTGGCGGAGCCGGAGCGGCCGGGGCCGGAGCCGGCGCGCGCATGGGCAAGGGCGACGACGTGGTCGTCAATATCGCCATCTCCCTCGAGGATGCGCACAAGGCCGCGTCGGTGCCCGTGCGCATGCCCAACGGCAAGGTGCTCAACGTCAAGCTGCCCGAAAAGGTCGAGGAAGGCCAGCAGATCCGGCTCAAGGGTCAGGGCTCGCAAAGTCCGATGGGCGAGCCGGGCGATGCGCTGGTCACGGTGAAATTCGAGAAATCGAAAACCTTCCGCCGGGACGGGCAGGACGTGCGCACCGATGTGCCGGTAACGCTCTATGAGGCCGTGCTCGGGGCCAAGGTGCGGGTGCCGACGCTCGACGGCTCGGTGGAGCTCAACCTGCCGCCCGGCGTCGATACGTCCAAGGCGCTCCGCCTCAAGGGCAAGGGGCTATACGGCGAGGGCGATCTCTACGTGAATATCCGCGTCGTCTTGCCGCCCGGTGGCGATGCCGACCTCGAAGCCCTGGCCCGCTTCATGCGCGACCAGAAGCCGTACAAGGTCAGGGACTAGGGCGAAGAGGCCTCGCCACGCGGTGCCGCGGCGCGCCGGAGGCGGTCGTTGATCGCTTCCCCCAGCCCCGTTTCGGGGATCGGGGCCACGGCGATCGTGCCTGCGCCGGAGGCATCGAGCTCGTGCAGCATGGCAAAGAGGTTGCGCGCCGCTTCGCGCAGGTCGCCCTGCTCGGAGAGATTGCGCATGGTTCCGGCAAAGGCCGGCGCGGGCCCGAAGGCGAGATAGGCCTCGCCCGGCTCGGGGCGCGTGTCGAGGCGCATGCGGGCATTGGGCGCGTAATGGCTGAGCAGCATGCCCGGCGCCGAAATCGCTGCGCCGTCCCGCACCTGCTCGACGCTTCGCCCCGTCGCCGCCTCGATGTCCGCACGCGCCAGGGCGCCCGCACGCAGTTGGATCAACCTGTCCCCATCCACCGCCAGGATGGTGGATTCGACGCCCGACTGGCAGGGACCGCCATCGAGTACCGGCACGGCATCGCCGAAGCCCAGACGCACCTGCGCCGCGCTGGTGGGCGACAGCCTGCCCGAAGGATTGGCCGAAGGCGCCGCCAATGGGCGACCGGCGGCGCGCAGCAGCTCGAGAGCCACGGCATGGTCCGGCACGCGCAGCGCCACGCTGTCGAGACCGGCCGTGGCGACGTCCGCCAGGCCATGGCCGGGCCGCAAGGGCACCACGATGCTGAGCGGGCCGGGCCAGAAGATTTCGGCCAGCTGTCGCGCGAGAGGGGAAAACTGGCCATAGCGTTCGGCCATGGCGAGATCGGCGCAATGGATGATGAGCGGATTGAAGCGCGGCCGGCCCTTGGTCTGGTAGATCGAAAGCACCGCATCGACATTGGTCGCATCCGCACCCAGCCCATAAACGGTCTCGGTGGGGAAGGCCACGAGCTCGCCCGCCTTCAGCCGGGCGGCGGCATCCTCGATTTCCGTTTGCAACGAAGGGGTCATGAGCGGTGTTTGACAACAGGTCCGAGCCGCGTCAAGACGGTCGGGAACGCGGAGAGCCCCTTTGACGACGCTTCTGGTCAGCCAGCCCAATTTTGCCGACCACCTGACCCCGCCCGGTCACCCCGAGCGCGCCGACCGCATCCGGGCGGTGGATGATGTCCTGGCCACCTCACAATTCGATGGCCTCTTGCGGCGCGAGGCACCCTATGGGGATATCCTGCTGGCCGAACTGGTGCACGATGCGCATTATCTGCCGCAGATGCGCCACATCCGCCCTGCCGAGGGCATGGCCCAGATCGACAGCGATACATTCATTTCCGGCAAGTCGCTCGACGTTGTGGCGACGGGCCTGGGCGGGGCGCTGGCCGCGCTCGACGCCGTGCTCCTGGGGGAGGCCGACAATGCCTTCTGCGCCATCCGCCCGCCCGGCCACCATGCCGAAATCGCCAGGCCCATGGGCTTTTGCCTCATCAATACCGTGGCCGTCACCGCGCGAGAAGCGCAGCGCAAATATGGCGCCGACCGCGTCGCGATCGTCGATTTCGACGTGCATCACGGCAATGGTACGCAGGATATCTTCAAGGACGATGCCAGCGTCTTTTATGCCTCGAGCCACCAGATGCCGCTCTTTCCCGGCACCGGTCACCCCGACGAGACAGGGCTGGGCAATATCGTCAACGCCCCGCTTCGCGACGGGTCTGGACGCGAGGCCATGCGCGAGGCCTATCTCGACCGCATCCTGCCGGCGCTGGACAATTTTGCCCCTGACCTGATGCTGATCTCGGCCGGCTTCGACGCCCATCGCCTCGATCCGCTGGCGGGCCTCGAATGGGAAGACGAGGACTTCGCCTGGGTGACGGGCAAGCTGATGGACATAGCGGGTCGGCGCTGCGGCAACCGCATTGTTTCCCTGCTCGAAGGTGGCTATGACCTCAAGGGCCTTTCGGGCGGCGTCGCGCATCACGTGACCACGCTGCTCAAGGGATAGGACGAGCCTCAACCGCGCGGAGCAAGCAATGGCCGATAATGACGACGTGAAATCGCTGAGCTTCGAGGCGGCGCTGGAACAGCTCGAGCAGATCGTGCAGAAGCTCGAAAGCGGCCGCGCACCGCTGGCCGAGTCGATCGCCATCTATGAGCGCGGCGAGGCGCTCAAGGCGCATTGCGAAACCCTGCTCAAGACCGCGGAAGCCCGCATAGAGAAAATCACGCTGAGCCGCGAAGGCAAGGCCGTTGGCACCGAGCCGCTCGACGCCAACTGAGCCGGCGCGGCAATCTGCCTGTTGCCTGTCTCGCCGAGCCGGTGCATCAGACACCAGTTCTTGGATCATCCTCATCACCGGGCTTGTTCCCGTGATCCCTCTCGCAGCGTCCGCCATTGCCCCGCAAGCCGGGTCAGGACGGCCGATATGGAGGAGGAGGAGCAAACATGAAGGCCGTCACACCATGACCAACAAGGCATTGCGCAATTTCCGGATCGTGCTTTGGGTCCTCGTGGCCGTGGCAGCCATCGGCGCTACCGCGCTCTACATGTTCCAGCCGCCCCAGCGCCCGCTTGGGGTGACCGGGCAGAATTTCGCCCTGGCCTCCACCAAGGGCGGCACCTTTACCCAGAACGACCTGCGGGGCACCCCGAGCCTGATCTTTTTCGGCTTCACCTTCTGCCCGGACGTCTGCCCGACGACACTGGCCGAAACCACGGCCTGGCGCGCCCAGCTGGGCCTTGACGAAGATGACCTGCGCATCATCTTCGTGACCGTGGACCCCGAGCGTGACACCCCCGAAATGGTCAAGGCCTATGTCGAGGGTTTCGATCCCACGATCATCGGCCTCGTGGGTGACCAGGCCCAGACCGATGCCGCCAAGGCCGCTTTCGGTGTGTTTTCCGAAAAAAGCGGCGATGTCGACAGCGACTTCTATCTGGTCAATCACACCGCGCTGACCTTCCTCATCAACGAGGACGGGACGTTCCAGGGCACCATTGCCTATGAAGAGGCCAGCGATACCGCGCTCGCCAAGATCGAGCGGCTGGTCAAGGGGTGAGCCGCATCCGGCTCGACCTGATGCTGGAGCAGCGCGGCCTCATGCCCAGCCGCGCCCGCGCCCGGGACGCCATCCTGCGCGGCACCGTGCGCGTCAATGGCGAGCTGGCCAAAAAGCCCAACCAGATGGTTGGTGCCCAGGATGCGCTCGTGGTCGACGATCCCGCCTCGGGCTATGTGTCGCGCGCCGCGCTCAAGCTGATTGCCGGGCTCGATGCCGGGGCAGTGGACCCCGCCGGAAAGGTCTGCCTCGATATTGGCGCCTCGACGGGCGGCTTCACCCAGGTCCTGCTCGAACGCGGCGCGGCCAAGGTCTATGCCGTCGATGTGGGGCATGACCAATTGCATGCCGATCTGCGCGCCGATCCGCGCGTGGTCAGCCTCGAGGGCCACAATGCCCGGGACCTGGACCGCGACAGCATCGCCGAACCGGTCGACCTGCTGGTTTCCGATGTGAGCTTCGTTTCGGTCACCAAGGTTCTCTCGGCTCCCCTTGCCCTGTGTCACGAACGGGCCGAGGCCGTCATCCTCTTCAAGCCGCAATTCGAGGTGGGCCGCGACTTTATCGGCAAAGGCGGCATCGTTACCGACCGGGACGCGAGCGCCCGGGCACTGGCGGCGGTCGTCAGCTTCGTGGAAGGCACAGGGTTTGCCCTGCGAGCCAAGGTCGTCTCGCCGATTGCCGGCGGCGATGGGAATGTTGAAACGGCGCTGGTGTTCCAGCGTTCGGCCCTTGCCTCCGAGGTCGGGACCTAGGCGATATCGGGCAGCCGTGCCGCCAGCAGCGCTTGGGTCAGCTTATGCTGCGGCGCAGCGAAAAGGGCATCGGGCGTGCCTTCCTCCACGATCTCGCCGGCGTCCATCACCAGCACCCGGTCGGCCATGGCGGCGACCATGTCGAGATCATGGCTGATGATCAGGAAGGTGAGGCCATGCTCGGCCTGGAGGCGCGCCAGCAGCGTCAGGATATCGCCGCGGACCGACACATCGAGCGCCGAGACCGGTTCGTCCAGCACCACCAGGCGCGGCCGGGTTACCATGGCGCGGGCAATGGCAAGACGTTGGCGCTGCCCGCCCGAAAAGGCATGCGGATAGCGCGACAGCATGGCCGGTTCGAGCCCCACTGCGGTAATTGCCTCTTCGAGGCGCGCCCGGCGCTCTGACGGGGTCAGCGCTCCCACAAGATGCAGGGGCTCGGCGAGGGACTGCCCGATGGTCATGCGCGGATCGAAGCTGCTGAACGGGTCCTGGAACACCAGCGAGATCCCGGCCCGCAGGCGAGGCGGCAGGTCGCGTCCCCTGTAGGCATGGCCATCGAAATCCATCGCGCCGTCGCTGACGCTGTCGAGGCCGACGATCAGGCGCGCCAGGGTGGATTTCCCGCACCCCGATGGGCCCACCAGCGCCACGCTTTCCCCCTGGGCCAAGGTGAGACTGACGCCATTGACCGCCCGCAGGCTGGACTGACGCCACGGCAGGAAACCGCCCTGCCGGTAGTCGCGACTGACCCGATCGAGCACCAGGAGCGGCGGGCCCTCCTTTCTGGGCACGCGGCGTCGATCGAGGCGGCTGGCGGCGACGAGACTGCGGGCATAGTCGGTCTGCGGCGCCATGAGGAGTGCGGAAGCGGGGCCGGCTTCCACCAGCCTGCCGGCGCGCATCACCCCAATATGGGTACAGAGCGCCGCCACCGCGCGCATGTCATGACTGATGAACAGTAATGTCATGCCCCGCCGGGTGCAGATGTCGGCGATCAGGTCGAGCACCATGCGCTGGGTGATCGCGTCGAGCGCCGAGGTCGGCTCGTCGGCAATCATCAGGTCGGGTGCGCTGGCCAGCGCCATGGCGATCATCGCCCTCTGCCGCTGTCCGCCGGACAATTGGTGGGGAAAGCGCGCGCCATGTTCGGGCGAAAGGCCCACTTCTGCCAGCAGCGCGCCGAGATCGGCCTTGCTCTCTGCAATATCGGCGGCTTCGGTAATCTGGTCGCCGATGCGCATCAATGGGTTCAGCGCCGTCATCGGTTCCTGGAACACCATGCCGAAATGCCGGCCCCGCAGCGCCGCCATCGCCTTGTCGTCCGCCGGCAGGGGCGTGCCGGCGAACCGGATCGTGCCGGTGCTGCTGGCGTCATCCGGCAGGAGCCCTGCCAGCGCCAGGGCCGTCAGCGACTTGCCCGAACCGCTCTCCCCGATCAACCCGAAGCGGTCGCCCTTTTCGATTCGCAGCGACAGGTCTGAAACGACGTCGTGCGCCTCGAACCTGATGCTGAGCCCATCGATCTCAACCAGTGCCATGGCGGAGCCCCTCCCGGCGCAGGCGCGGGTCCATGGCATCGCGCAGCCCGTCACCGGCCAGGTTGAGCGCGATGACGATGACGACGATGGTGAGCCCCGGAACGATGCCGAGCCAGGGATGAATGAGAAAAAGGCTCTGGGAATCGCGCAGCATGAGGCCAAGGCTGGTGGCGGGAGCCTGCGTGCCGAGGCCGATATAGGAAAGCCCGGCTTCCGAGAGAATGCCCAGTGACAGCTGGATGGTGGCCTGAACGATGACGAGGCTGGAGATATTGGGGAGCAGGTGCCGCGCGGCGATAGCGGTGTTCCCCAGGCCGGCAAGACGTCCCGCCGCGACATAATCCTGGCTGGCGATGGCCAGCGCCCCGCCCCGCGCCACCCGTGCAAAGACAGGAATGTTGAAAATCCCGATGGCAAGGATGGCGTTGATTTCGCCCGGTCCGGCCAGGGTGGCGATCAGGATGGCGATGACCACCGAGGGAAAGGCGAAGGTGACGTCCGAAATGCGCAGGACCAGCCATTCCACAGCTCCGCCCCAGGCCGCTGCCGCAAGGCCCATCGGCACGCCGATCCCCATGCCGATGACCAGCGCCGAGGCCGCAACGAGAAAGCTGGTCAGCGTGCCGCTCATCACCAGCGAGGTCATGTCGCGCCCCAGATGGTCGGTGCCCAGCCAATGCGCGGGCGAGGGGCCAAGAAAACGCCGCGCGATCGAAATCTGCTCGATGGGGTAGGGCGTCCAGACGAGCGAGAGCAGGCCGATAAATGCAAATAGTAGCGCTGCGCCGAGGCCGATGACCAGGCTGGGATGGCGGAGAAACCGGCGCAGGTTCATGGTGCTTGCCTGCGCACACGCGGATCGACCACGGCATAGAGCAGATCGGTCAGCACCATGGTTGCAGTAACGACCAGCACGAGGATGATGGTGGCGCTGCGCACGAGCACAAGGTCGCGTTCGGACACCGCAGTGAAGATCAGCCGGCCTAGGCCGGGCAGGTAGAAGACATTTTCGACGATGATGGTGCCGGCGATGAGAAACGCGAATTGCAGGCCCAGAATGGTCAGCACCGGCAGCATGGCATTGCGCAAGCCATGCCGCCACACCGCCTGCGACCGGGTGAGGCCCTTGGCCCGGGCGGTGCGGATGAAATCCTGGCCGAGGATGTCGACCAGAGCGGTGCGCATGACGCGGGCCAGGATCGAGGCCTGAGGCAGGGCGAGGGCGAGGCTCGGGAGGATCATGCCGCGCAGGGCGGCAAGCGGATTTTCGTGCCAGGGCGTAAAGCCGCCCGTGGGCAACCAGCGCAGGCCCACGGCAAAGACCAGCGTCAGCAGCATGCCGAACCAGAAATTGGGGATGGCGATGCCGCTTTGCGCCAGCACCATGATGCCGGTATCGGCCGGCTTGCCACGCTGCATTGCGGCGAAAATGCCCAGCGGCATGCCGATGGCCATGGACAGGATCATGGCCATGGCCGTGAGGGGCAGGGTGACGGCCATGCGCTCGGCGATCAGCCCCGCGATGGGAACCCGCTGGGTGACCGAAACGCCGAAATCACCCCGCGCCATGCCGGCAATCCAGTTGAAGAATCGCTCGGGGGCCGGCGCGTCCAGACCCATTTGCAGGCGCAGGGCGGCAACGTTGGCCTCGCTGGCATTGATGCCCAGGATGAAGCGCGCGGGATCGCCGGGCAAGAGATCGAGCAGCACGAAAATGACCAGCGCCGCAAGGAACAGTGTCACGGCAAAGGTCAGGAAGCGGCGAAGAAGCTGGGGGATCATTTGAGAACGACTCCCTCCCCCGGCTTCAGGGGGAGGGTTGCGGCAGGAGGGTACTGGACCCGCTCACTCCACCCAGTGGATGTCGCGCAGCACCACGCCTTCGATCGGCGCATTCTGCCACATGCCGGCAAGCTTGGCATTCCAGACGCCCGTCTGGGCCAGCTCGAACAGATACCCATTGACGGCATCCTCGGCGAGGATGGTCTGCAGCTCCTGAGCGATGCGCAGGCGTTCGGCCTCGTCGGTCGTGGCATTGAGCGTCTCGTTGAGGGCCTGAACGTCAGGATTGTCGTAGCCGAAATAGTAGTTGGGATCGGCATAGATGCCAATGTCGAACGGCTCGACATGGCTGATGATGGTAAGGTCGAAATCCTTGTTGGCCAGCACGTCTTCGAGCCATTGCGCCCATTCGACATTGACCAGTTCGAGGCTTATGCCGACCTCGGCGAACTGACTGGCGATGATCTGGCCGGAAAGACGCGCATAGGCCACGGGCGGCAGCTTCACGGTCGCCGAAAAGCCGTCCGGATAGCCGGCTTCCGCCAGCAGCGCCCTGGCCGCTTCCGGGTCGTAGGGATAGGTCTCGGTCAGGTCGAGATAATAGGGATGGTGCGGCGCGAAATGGCTGCCGATCGGCACGCCATAGCCATAGGTCGCCCCGTCGATGATCTCCTGCCGGTTGAGCGCATGGGCCATGGCCTGGCGCACCCGCAGATCGCTGAACGGGGCCTTGGCATTGTTGGTGCCCAGGATCGTTTCGCCCTCGGTGGAGCCGACCAGGACCTTAAATTGCGGATTGCCCTCGAAGACCGGAAGCGCCTCGGCGGCAAAATTATTGGTGCCGTCCACATCGCCAGCGAGAAGCGCATTGGTCAGTGTCGCGGTATCGGAGATGAAGAGGTAGCTCGCCTTGGTCAGGGCCGGAGCCTCCCCCCAATAGGGCTCGTAGCGATCCAAGATCACCCGGCTGCCCCGATCCCATTGCACGAAGGCGAAGGGCCCCGTGCCGATCGGCTCGCTGGCATTGTTCTCGGCGCTCTCGGGCGCGACGATCACCGCATCGCCACGTCCCAGATTGAAGAGGAAGAGGCCATCGGGACGCGACAGCGTGAAGGCGACGGTCAGCGGATCGATGACCGCGATGGTCTCGATAGGCTCGTAGAGCGCCTTTTGCGCATTGAGGCTGTCCTCGGCGAGAATCCGGTCGAAGGTGAACTTGACGTCCTCGGCATCGAAGGTCGTGCCGTCATGGAAGGTCACCCCGTCATGCAGCGAAAATGTGAAGGTCAGCCCATCCTCGCTGATGGTCCAGCTCTCGGCGAGGCCCGGCTGCACCGCTCCGGTCTGGTCGATGCGCGTCAGGCCCTCGAAGACGTTCTGGTACACCACCACGTCCACCGCTTCGGCCGCATTGGCCGTCGGGTCCAGGACCGGCGGCTCAAGCGCCACGCCGATGCGGATTTCGGTCGATTGCGCAAAAGCGGCGCCGCTTGCCAGCAGCATTGCTGTCGCGGCTAGGGCCAGGGACGTGGTCGTCTTCATGATGTCTCCTCGGGGCAGGGGCATGCCGTTGCGCCCCAGCATAGGACAAAACGCGTTTCACGCGTACCCGTCCCGGACGTCAAACTTTTCGCCGATCGCCGGCCCAGGAAGCAAGAATGACCGGGATCGTGCCCACCAGCACGATACACAGCGCCGGCAGCGCCGCCTGGGCGAAGAGGCCCACATTGGCGCGCGAATAGATCAGCGTTGCCAGCGTTTCGACGCCCAGCGGCCGCAGCAGCAGGGTCGCGGGCAATTCCTTGACGATCTCGACAAAGACCAGCATTCCGGCCGAAAGGATGGCGGGAGAGAG
This region includes:
- the glpK gene encoding glycerol kinase GlpK; this encodes MSKFILAIDQGTTSSRAIVFDAERRIAGVGQKEFPQIFPEDGWVEHDPEEIWESVVWSVQTAIKEAKIAAGNIAAIGITNQRETVLVWDRETGKPIHNAIVWQDRRTAPLCARLKKDGHEALVSKKTGLLLDPYFSGTKVKWLLDNVKGARQRADKGELAFGTVDSFLIWRLTGGRMHVTDATNAGRTLLFDIGKNKWDAKLCALLDVPMDILPEVKDCADDFGVTDAALFGAEIPILGVAGDQHAATIGQACFAPGMLKSTYGTGCFALLNTGADMVRSKNRLLTTIAYRLDGETIYALEGSIFIAGAAVQWIRDGLKLVKNASETGPLAQSADPTQHVYMVPAFVGLGAPWWDADARGAIYGLTRNSGPAEIARAALEAVCYQTRDLLEAMRKDWKGGGKDTVLRVDGGMVASDWTMQFLADVLDAPVDRPTILETTALGAAWLAGMKAGVWPGMDEFARSWACDQRFEPQMDDKTRKAKVRGWDEAVRRTLSAPS
- a CDS encoding DUF1499 domain-containing protein; protein product: MRIKIRTSKAAIWARRLGSIAVPLLVLPVLMHRERYIDSGLFLVLIVFAAAVAALAVLLALLALVRLWFSGDQGWGRAIGGLVLGLFCLAPFGWYGALALRYPAITDIATAPRSELPLLFEPDTAAMAAPRVATAAEQQNVFPNAETRTYPLDVVQLFGLVNRLAEANDWDMRLRSEPADVTAEGRINARIVTWTGWPEEVVLRVRPAGAGGQVDMRSASIGAPLDFGSNGTRISGFLVALDAEVTAFMRDNPTITAAPADDDAVPDVETGNGD
- the pdxH gene encoding pyridoxamine 5'-phosphate oxidase; amino-acid sequence: MMLQTLTERLFDDSDRTDLDPFAVFEEWFALAQESEPNDPHAMALATADADGLPDVRMVLLNRRNARGFCFFTNFESAKGRQLLANPQAAMVMHWKSLRRQVRMRGPVEEVTPEEADAYFASRARGSRIASATSRQSRPLPSRQQMMDEVTTLTAMVGDGDMQRPAHWSGFRILPTSIEFWKDGEFRLHDRVRFSRPNIETPWSSQRLYP
- a CDS encoding DnaJ C-terminal domain-containing protein; the encoded protein is MRDPYTVLGVSRSASEKDIKSAYRKLAKKYHPDQNPDDPSAHGKFAEATHAYDLLNDKDKRTQFDRGEIDADGNPRFAGFGNGGFGGGARGARPGAGAGGGFSAEDILKEFMSGFGGQPRGGARQGAGGAQWDPFGGAGAAGAGAGARMGKGDDVVVNIAISLEDAHKAASVPVRMPNGKVLNVKLPEKVEEGQQIRLKGQGSQSPMGEPGDALVTVKFEKSKTFRRDGQDVRTDVPVTLYEAVLGAKVRVPTLDGSVELNLPPGVDTSKALRLKGKGLYGEGDLYVNIRVVLPPGGDADLEALARFMRDQKPYKVRD
- a CDS encoding L-threonylcarbamoyladenylate synthase yields the protein MTPSLQTEIEDAAARLKAGELVAFPTETVYGLGADATNVDAVLSIYQTKGRPRFNPLIIHCADLAMAERYGQFSPLARQLAEIFWPGPLSIVVPLRPGHGLADVATAGLDSVALRVPDHAVALELLRAAGRPLAAPSANPSGRLSPTSAAQVRLGFGDAVPVLDGGPCQSGVESTILAVDGDRLIQLRAGALARADIEAATGRSVEQVRDGAAISAPGMLLSHYAPNARMRLDTRPEPGEAYLAFGPAPAFAGTMRNLSEQGDLREAARNLFAMLHELDASGAGTIAVAPIPETGLGEAINDRLRRAAAPRGEASSP
- a CDS encoding histone deacetylase family protein; translated protein: MTTLLVSQPNFADHLTPPGHPERADRIRAVDDVLATSQFDGLLRREAPYGDILLAELVHDAHYLPQMRHIRPAEGMAQIDSDTFISGKSLDVVATGLGGALAALDAVLLGEADNAFCAIRPPGHHAEIARPMGFCLINTVAVTAREAQRKYGADRVAIVDFDVHHGNGTQDIFKDDASVFYASSHQMPLFPGTGHPDETGLGNIVNAPLRDGSGREAMREAYLDRILPALDNFAPDLMLISAGFDAHRLDPLAGLEWEDEDFAWVTGKLMDIAGRRCGNRIVSLLEGGYDLKGLSGGVAHHVTTLLKG
- a CDS encoding exodeoxyribonuclease VII small subunit, which produces MADNDDVKSLSFEAALEQLEQIVQKLESGRAPLAESIAIYERGEALKAHCETLLKTAEARIEKITLSREGKAVGTEPLDAN
- a CDS encoding SCO family protein, translating into MTNKALRNFRIVLWVLVAVAAIGATALYMFQPPQRPLGVTGQNFALASTKGGTFTQNDLRGTPSLIFFGFTFCPDVCPTTLAETTAWRAQLGLDEDDLRIIFVTVDPERDTPEMVKAYVEGFDPTIIGLVGDQAQTDAAKAAFGVFSEKSGDVDSDFYLVNHTALTFLINEDGTFQGTIAYEEASDTALAKIERLVKG